In Peromyscus maniculatus bairdii isolate BWxNUB_F1_BW_parent chromosome 21, HU_Pman_BW_mat_3.1, whole genome shotgun sequence, one DNA window encodes the following:
- the LOC102908014 gene encoding olfactory receptor 2B6-like, translating to MWANNQSLIDNFILLGFSDRPWLETPLFIIFLVAYIFALFGNISIILVSRLDPQLDSPMYFFVSNLSLLDLCYTTSTVPQMLVNLRGPEKTISYGGCVAQLYIFLALGSTECILLAIMAFDRFAAICKPLHYPIIMSQRRCIHMATGTWISGFANSLVQSTLTVVVPRCGQRIIDHFFCEVPALLKLACADTTVNEAELNVLGALLLLVPLSLILGTYVFIAQAVLKLRSAESRWKAFNTCASHLLVVFLFYFTAISMYVQPPSSYSHDRGKIMALFYGIVTPTLNPFIYTLRNKDVKAALRRALTKEFWVKTR from the coding sequence ATGTGGGCCAACAATCAGAGCTTGATAGATAACTTCATCTTGTTGGGATTTTCTGACCGGCCTTGGCTGGAGACACCTCTCTTCATAATTTTTCTGGTGGCCTACATCTTTGCCTTATTTGGTAATATCTCCATTATCCTAGTTTCCCGACTAGACCCCCAGCTTGACAGCCCCATGTACTTTTTTGTCTCCAACCTTTCTCTTCTGGACCTCTGCTATACTACCAGCACCGTCCCACAGATGTTGGTCAACCTTAGAGGGCCAGAAAAGACCATCAGTTATGGTGGCTGTGTGGCCCAGCTTTATATTTTCCTGGCCTTGGGCTCAACTGAATGCATTCTTCTGGCCATCATGGCTTTTGACCGTTTTGCTGCCATTTGCAAGCCCCTTCACTATCCCATCATCATGAGCCAGAGACGGTGTATTCATATGGCCACAGGGACCTGGATTAGTGGCTTTGCAAACTCCCTTGTGCAGTCCACTCTCACTGTGGTAGTCCCAAGGTGTGGACAGAGGATAATAGACCATTTCTTCTGTGAAGTCCCAGCCCTTTTGAAACTAGCTTGTGCTGATACAACCGTGAATGAAGCCGAGCTCAATGTTCTTGGAGCTTTGCTGCTCTTGGTGCCACTCAGCCTCATCCTGGGCACCTATGTGTTCATTGCTCAGGCAGTGCTGAAACTCCGCTCTGCTGAAAGTCGCTGGAAGGCCTTCAATACCTGTGCATCACATCTGCTGGTGGTCTTCCTATTCTACTTCACAGCCATTAGTATGTATGTCCAGCCTCCCTCAAGCTATTCTCATGATAGGGGCAAGATCATGGCTCTGTTCTATGGCATTGTTACACCTACACTCAACCCATTCATCTATACTTTGAGAAACAAGGATGTGAAGGCTGCCCTGAGGAGGGCACTGACAAAAGAGTTTTGGGTCAAGACAAGAtaa
- the LOC102913065 gene encoding olfactory receptor 2G3-like yields the protein MINSSVNSDFILVGFSDQPELERTLFIVILISYLLTLVGNTIIILISSIDPKLKTPMYFFLTHLSLVDICFTTSIVPQLLWNLKGPAKTITAVGCAVQLYVSLTLGSTECILLAVMAFDRYAAVCKPLHYVAVMNPQLCRALAGISWISGIGNALIQGTVTLWLPRCGHLWLHHFFCEVPSMIKLACVDIHANEVQLFVASLVLLLLPLALILTSYGHIAKAVVKIKSAQAWRRALSTCGSHLMVVSLFYGSITAIYIQPNSSYAHTHGKFISLFYTVMTPTLNPLIYTLRNKEVKGALGRLFNTRVCKQSRARGDSDFMTRGS from the coding sequence ATGATTAACAGCAGTGTCAACAGTGACTTCATTCTGGTGGGTTTCTCAGACCAGCCAGAACTGGAAAGAACACTCTTCATAGTTATCTTAATTTCCTATCTTCTCACTCTGGTAGGAAATACAATAATTATTCTGATCTCTTCAATAGATCCTAAACTCAAAACCCCTATGTACTTTTTTCTTACTCACCTCTCCCTTGTAGACATCTGTTTTACCACCAGTATTGTCCCCCAACTGCTTTGGAACCTGAAAGGACCAGCCAAGACCATCACGGCTGTGGGCTGTGCAGTACAGCTTTATGTCTCTCTGACCCTGGGATCTACTGAGTGTATTCTCCTGGCAGTAATGGCTTTCGACCGCTATGCTGCTGTCTGCAAACCTCTGCACTATGTAGCTGTGATGAATCCACAGCTTTGCCGGGCTCTAGCGGGGATCTCTTGGATCAGTGGAATAGGAAATGCTCTCATCCAGGGAACAGTCACTCTTTGGCTTCCCCGTTGTGGCCATCTGTGGCTGCACCATTTCTTCTGTGAGGTCCCCTCCATGATCAAGCTCGCCTGTGTGGACATTCATGCCAATGAAGTCCAGCTCTTTGTGGCCTCATTGGTCTTGCTGCTTTTACCTTTAGCACTGATACTGACATCATATGGACACATAGCCAAGGCAGTTGTAAAAATCAAGTCAGCCCAGGCTTGGCGCAGAGCACTGAGCACATGTGGATCCCACTTGATGGTGGTGTCCCTCTTCTATGGAAGCATCACTGCCATCTATATCCAGCCAAACAGTTCATATGCCCACACCCATGGGAAGTTCATCTCTCTCTTCTATACAGTCATGACCCCAACCCTTAATCCCCTCATCTACACACTGAGGAATAAGGAGGTGAAAGGGGCTCTGGGACGGCTCTTTAACACCCGAGTGTGCAAACAAAGCAGAGCACGTGGTGACAGCGATTTTATGACTAGGGGATCCTGA
- the LOC102908319 gene encoding olfactory receptor 10C1-like, with the protein MTVNCSLWQENSLSVKRFAFAKFSEVPGECFLLFTLILLMFLVSLTGNALIALAICTSPSLHTPMYFFLANLSLLEIGYTSSVIPKMLQSLVSEARGISREGCATQMFFFIFFGITECCLLAAMAFDRYMAICSPLHYATRMSRGVCAHLAMVSWAMGCIVGLGQTNFIFSLNFCGPCEINHFFCDLPPLLELAYGDTSQNEAAIFVAAVLCISSPFLLIISSYVRILVAVLMMPSPEGRHKALSTCSSHLLVVTLFYGSTSATYLRPKASHSPGMDKLLALFYTAVTSMLNPIIYSLRNKEVKAALRRTLGLRKS; encoded by the coding sequence ATGACTGTCAATTGCTCTCTGTGGCAGGAGAACAGCTTGTCTGTCAAACGCTTTGCTTTTGCCAAGTTCTCTGAGGTCCCTGGAGAGTGCTTCCTCCTGTTCACCCTCATCCTCCTCATGTTCTTAGTGTCACTGACAGGCAATGCACTCATAGCCCTTGCCATCTGTACCAGTCCATCCTtgcacacccccatgtacttTTTCCTGGCCAACTTGTCTCTCCTGGAGATTGGCTATACTTCCTCTGTCATACCCAAGATGCTGCAGAGCCTTGTGAGTGAGGCTCGAGGGATCTCTCGGGAGGGTTGTGCCACACAGATGTTTTTCTTCATATTCTTTGGTATAACCGAGTGCTGCCTGCTGGCAGCCATGGCTTTTGACCGTTACATGGCCATTTGTTCCCCACTCCATTATGCAACCCGAATGAGTCGTGGAGTATGTGCCCATTTGGCAATGGTTTCATGGGCAATGGGATGCATAGTAGGGTTGGGACAGaccaatttcattttttctttgaacTTCTGTGGACCCTGTGAGATAAATCACTTCTTCTGTGACCTTCCACCACTCCTGGAACTTGCCTATGGAGATACATCCCAAAATGAGGCTGCCATCTTTGTGGCAGCAGTTCTCTGCATATCCAGCCCATTTTTACTGATCATTTCTTCCTATGTCAGAATTCTGGTTGCAGTGCTAATGATGCCTTCACCTGAGGGGCGCCATAAAGCTCTCTCTACCTGTTCCTCCCACCTACTTGTAGTCACACTCTTCTATGGCTCAACATCTGCCACCTACTTGAGGCCCAAGGCTAGCCACTCACCAGGAATGGATAAACTCTTGGCCCTCTTCTACACAGCGGTGACATCCATGCTGAACCCCATCATCTATAGTTTAAGGAACAAGGAAGTCAAAGCAGCCCTGAGGAGAACTCTGGGCCTCAGAAAGTCCTGA